One window of the Pseudochaenichthys georgianus chromosome 21, fPseGeo1.2, whole genome shotgun sequence genome contains the following:
- the LOC117466406 gene encoding trace amine-associated receptor 13c-like has protein sequence METSQMDELCFPQLFNSSCRKPTPAQSDVLLAYILLSFIALITAALNLLVIISISHFRQLHTPTNLLILSLAVSDFLVGLIFMPVAILLTEACWYFGDLMCVLYLIVTFIITSSTVGNMVLISIDRYVAICDPLHYTTRVTLNRTKICICLCWICSVIYNCLILKDFLRQPDSHHSCHGECVPVLNNITGAVDFVVTFITPITVVIVLYIRVFVVAVSQARAVRSHVIAVTMQRSVGATAKKSEMKAARTLGVVVLVFLICFFPYYTPSLIGEDIETGSSTSIVMWLLYFNSCLNPLIYASLYPWFRKSIKLIVTLKILKPCSCDSKILY, from the exons ATGGAGACTTCCCAAATGGATGAACTCTGCTTTCCACAACTCTTCAACAGCTCCTGCAGGAAGCCTACGCCAGCTCAGTCAGATGTCCTGCTTGCTTACATCCTGCTGTCCTTCATCGCTCTGATCACTGCAGCTCTCAACCTGCTGGTCATCATCTCTATCTCCCACTTCAG GCAGCTCCACACCCCCACTAACCTCCTCATCCTCTCCCTGGCTGTCTCAGACTTCCTTGTGGGCCTCATTTTCATGCCTGTTGCAATCCTTTTAACAGAGGCTTGCTGGTACTTCGGTGACCTGATGTGTGTTCTGTATTTAATTGTTACTTTTATCATTACCTCTTCTACGGTTGGAAACATGGTGCTCATATCCATTGATCGTTATGTTGCTATTTGTGACCCTCTACATTACACCACCAGAGTAACTCTGAACAGAACAAAAATCTGCATCTGTCTGTGTTGGATTTGCTCTGTTATCTATAATTGTCTAATTTTAAAGGACTTTCTGAGACAGCCTGATTCACATCATTCTTGCCATGGAGAGTGTGTACCTGTCCTTAACAATATCACAGGAGCTGTTGACTTTGTTGTTACCTTTATTACCCCCATTACTGTTGTCATAGTTCTGTATATCAGAGTGTTTGTGGTGGCTGTGTCTCAGGCTCGAGCCGTGAGATCTCATGTTATCGCTGTCACTATGCAACGTTCAGTTGGTGCAACTGCTAAGAAATCTGAGATGAAAGCAGCCAGGACTCTTGGTGTTGTAGTCCTTGTGTTTCTAATATGTTTTTTTCCATATTACACTCCATCCCTTATAGGCGAGGATATTGAAACTGGTAGTTCAACCTCAATTGTAATGTGGTTGCTGTATTTTAACTCCTGTCTGAACCCATTGATTTATGCCTCGTTATACCCCTGGTTTAGAAAATCTATCAAGCTCATTGTTACCCTGAAGATACTTAAGCCTTGCTCGTGTGATTCTAAAATACTGTATTGA